A section of the Sedimentisphaera cyanobacteriorum genome encodes:
- a CDS encoding SAM-dependent methyltransferase — protein sequence MSTAYSKPVQVARDYYNSEDADNFYFHVWGGEDIHIGLYDGKNSIREASRETVKAMAAKLSKLGSDVKILDIGAGYGGAARYLAAEYGCQVTCLNLSEVENERDRQMNKEQGLDHLIDVVDGAFEDLPFKDSEFDIIWSQDAILHSSDREKVLKEACRVLKKGGEFVFTDPMQDDNCPPDVLQPIYDRIHLSSLGSPAFYKEAGEKAGFEFVEFEDHTSQLPTHYGNVLKEFEKREDELKGIVSDEYAANMKKGLRHWVEGGNSGHLAWGIFLFKKQ from the coding sequence ATGAGTACAGCTTATTCCAAACCGGTACAGGTTGCAAGGGATTATTACAACAGCGAAGATGCGGACAATTTTTATTTTCACGTATGGGGCGGTGAGGATATTCACATCGGCCTTTATGACGGGAAAAACTCCATCCGTGAGGCAAGCAGAGAAACAGTTAAGGCGATGGCAGCCAAACTTTCAAAGCTCGGTTCTGATGTGAAGATTCTTGATATTGGAGCCGGCTACGGAGGTGCAGCACGCTACCTCGCAGCTGAGTATGGATGTCAGGTTACCTGTCTGAATCTCTCTGAAGTTGAGAACGAAAGAGACAGGCAGATGAATAAGGAACAGGGGCTCGACCATCTGATTGATGTTGTTGACGGTGCATTCGAAGACCTGCCCTTCAAAGACAGCGAATTTGATATAATATGGTCTCAGGATGCTATCCTGCACAGCAGCGACCGTGAGAAGGTTTTGAAAGAAGCTTGCAGAGTCCTCAAGAAGGGCGGCGAATTTGTATTTACCGATCCTATGCAGGATGACAACTGCCCGCCAGACGTTCTTCAGCCTATCTACGACAGAATCCACCTCAGCTCACTCGGCAGTCCTGCTTTCTATAAAGAAGCTGGCGAAAAGGCAGGATTCGAGTTTGTAGAGTTCGAAGACCATACATCTCAGCTCCCTACTCATTACGGCAATGTCCTCAAGGAATTCGAAAAAAGAGAAGATGAACTCAAAGGTATTGTTAGCGATGAATATGCTGCTAATATGAAAAAAGGACTTCGCCACTGGGTTGAAGGCGGAAACAGCGGCCACCTTGCATGGGGAATCTTCCTTTTCAAAAAACAATAA
- the ahcY gene encoding adenosylhomocysteinase has translation MTQTKSINKKISDYAIADIGLAEFGRREIEIAEKEMPGLIAMREKYGPDQPLKGAKVMGSLHMTIQTAVLIETLIELGADVRWASCNIFSTQDHAASAIVARGVPVFAYKGETLEEYWQYTKRALTWPDGSGPDIIVDDGGDATLMIHRGYYGEDNPSMLDEPTDNKEVKIQNELLKEIQKEDKKFWHKLAKNCRGVAEETTTGVHRLYQMRDKGELLFPAINVNDSVTKSKFDNIYGCRESCVDAIKRATDVMVAGKTAMVCGFGDVGKGSAQALSAHRAKVLVSEIDPICALQACMSGYTVRTVEEALPEADIYVTASGNCDVITAEHMSKMKDQAIVCNIGHFDNEIQVDELNNWPGVTKTEIKPGTHQYTFEDGRSIYLLAEGRLVNLGCATGHPSFVMSNSFSNQTLAAIDNWQKDKKVDVYHLDKELDEEVARLHLGKLDAHLTKMTKHQAEYIGLPVEGPYKPEHYRY, from the coding sequence ATGACTCAAACAAAGTCTATTAACAAAAAAATCAGTGATTACGCAATTGCGGACATCGGACTTGCAGAGTTCGGGCGCAGAGAAATTGAAATTGCAGAAAAGGAAATGCCCGGTCTTATCGCTATGCGTGAGAAGTACGGGCCTGACCAGCCTCTAAAAGGCGCAAAGGTTATGGGAAGTCTGCATATGACTATCCAGACCGCTGTGCTTATCGAAACCCTTATTGAACTGGGTGCGGATGTTCGCTGGGCATCGTGCAATATTTTCTCAACTCAGGACCACGCAGCATCAGCTATTGTTGCTCGCGGAGTCCCGGTATTTGCCTATAAGGGCGAAACTCTCGAAGAGTACTGGCAGTACACAAAGAGAGCTCTTACTTGGCCGGACGGCAGCGGGCCGGATATCATCGTTGACGACGGCGGCGACGCTACTCTTATGATTCATCGCGGCTATTACGGCGAAGATAATCCTTCAATGCTCGATGAGCCTACAGATAATAAAGAAGTTAAGATTCAGAACGAGCTTCTCAAGGAAATCCAGAAGGAAGATAAAAAATTCTGGCATAAGCTCGCTAAGAACTGCCGCGGAGTTGCAGAAGAAACCACAACAGGCGTTCACCGTCTCTATCAGATGAGAGACAAAGGTGAGCTGCTCTTCCCTGCAATCAACGTGAACGATTCTGTAACAAAGTCTAAGTTTGATAATATCTACGGCTGCCGCGAATCCTGTGTGGACGCTATCAAGCGTGCTACGGATGTTATGGTTGCCGGCAAAACCGCAATGGTATGCGGCTTTGGCGATGTGGGCAAAGGTTCTGCTCAGGCGCTTTCAGCTCACAGGGCGAAAGTTCTTGTCAGTGAGATAGACCCAATCTGCGCTCTTCAGGCTTGCATGTCAGGCTATACTGTTCGTACCGTTGAAGAAGCTCTACCTGAGGCAGACATTTACGTTACAGCTTCAGGTAACTGCGATGTAATCACAGCGGAGCATATGAGCAAGATGAAAGATCAGGCTATCGTATGCAACATCGGCCACTTTGACAATGAGATTCAGGTTGATGAACTTAATAATTGGCCGGGCGTTACAAAGACAGAAATAAAGCCCGGTACGCATCAGTACACATTTGAAGACGGTCGTTCAATATACCTTCTTGCTGAAGGAAGGCTTGTGAATCTGGGCTGTGCTACTGGCCATCCGAGCTTTGTTATGTCTAACAGCTTCTCTAATCAGACTCTCGCTGCTATAGACAATTGGCAGAAGGATAAGAAGGTAGATGTTTATCACCTCGACAAAGAGCTTGATGAAGAAGTAGCTAGGCTGCACCTCGGAAAGCTTGATGCTCACCTTACAAAGATGACAAAACATCAGGCAGAATATATCGGCCTGCCGGTTGAAGGACCTTACAAGCCGGAACATTATCGCTACTAA
- the rpsB gene encoding 30S ribosomal protein S2: MNKDLARQLIEAGVHFGHGASRWHPKMAPYIFAKRGMIHIINVKETLKGLLIAKKLLTMVVSSGKDVIFVGTKRQAKKAVTDAAKQTGMHFIPNRWLGGTLTNFRTIRQRVLRMEQLEKMEQDGSIESESKKMGAMLKRELNKIKSNLDGLRGLNKLPGAVVVVDVMKEKNALSEAKKLKIPTIGIIDTNSNPDMVDVAIPGNDDSTKAVDIILHELASAVAEGKTLARIQAASEDEGKTKTRSKRKPRKPQDKRAPAPSDKGEKKKSEPKDGDKKASEAQEQKPEKTAEQKPEQETESKKEDSEPKQAQDSKPEGQEKSSEEKKGEKPEPSV, from the coding sequence GTGAATAAGGATTTGGCACGCCAGCTGATAGAAGCAGGCGTACACTTCGGTCACGGAGCATCCCGCTGGCATCCTAAGATGGCACCGTACATCTTCGCCAAACGCGGAATGATCCACATTATTAACGTGAAGGAAACACTCAAGGGGCTGCTGATAGCTAAAAAGCTCCTTACCATGGTGGTTTCTTCGGGCAAAGACGTGATTTTCGTAGGCACGAAGCGTCAGGCAAAAAAGGCCGTTACAGACGCAGCCAAACAGACCGGAATGCACTTTATCCCAAACCGCTGGCTTGGAGGTACGCTGACAAACTTCCGTACAATCCGTCAGAGGGTTCTGAGGATGGAACAGCTCGAAAAGATGGAGCAGGACGGGTCTATCGAGAGCGAAAGCAAGAAGATGGGCGCTATGCTCAAGCGTGAGCTTAACAAGATCAAATCGAATCTTGACGGTCTCCGCGGCCTCAACAAACTCCCGGGAGCGGTAGTTGTTGTTGACGTAATGAAAGAGAAGAACGCCCTGAGTGAAGCAAAGAAGCTCAAGATCCCTACCATCGGAATCATTGATACAAACTCAAATCCGGATATGGTGGATGTTGCGATACCGGGCAATGATGACTCAACAAAGGCTGTTGACATTATTCTTCACGAGCTCGCTTCTGCTGTTGCAGAAGGCAAAACGCTTGCACGCATTCAGGCTGCTTCAGAAGATGAAGGCAAAACCAAGACCAGAAGCAAGAGAAAGCCGAGAAAGCCTCAGGACAAACGTGCTCCCGCCCCGTCAGATAAAGGCGAAAAGAAGAAATCTGAGCCCAAAGACGGCGATAAGAAAGCTTCTGAAGCTCAGGAACAAAAACCTGAAAAAACAGCTGAGCAGAAGCCTGAGCAGGAAACAGAATCCAAGAAAGAAGATTCTGAACCCAAACAGGCTCAAGATTCAAAGCCTGAAGGTCAGGAAAAAAGCTCTGAAGAGAAAAAGGGCGAAAAACCTGAGCCTTCCGTCTAA
- a CDS encoding adenosine kinase translates to MARLEEKKIIGVGSPVMDLLAKVDDEFVSKHAGSKGGMELVEDMQIQTIVQNLQTEPAIAAGGSAANTIFALAKLEVAAAFLGKIGRDDTAKKYLDQFQKLKGDLSKFKYCDESATAKCLSLVTEDGQRTMRTCLGAAANMAVADIDVEDFKGYDHAHFEGYLLFNKDMAVSALKAAKQVGCSVSLDLGSFEVVKAAGGELSDILRDYVDIVFANEDEAEAFTGDPDLESALEDLGKLCDVAVVKLGAKGAMLLDETGKAVVGAGEAEVVVDTTGAGDYWAAGFLYGYLNGLPLKECGELGSLIGAEVVQHLGADLPSERWQNVLEQFKNRVLAE, encoded by the coding sequence ATGGCTCGTTTAGAAGAGAAAAAAATTATTGGCGTAGGCTCGCCTGTAATGGATCTGCTTGCGAAAGTGGATGATGAGTTTGTATCAAAGCATGCAGGCTCGAAGGGCGGTATGGAGCTCGTAGAGGATATGCAGATTCAAACAATCGTGCAGAACCTCCAAACAGAGCCGGCCATAGCCGCCGGCGGCTCTGCCGCTAATACAATTTTTGCTCTTGCAAAGCTTGAAGTTGCTGCTGCTTTTCTTGGAAAGATTGGCAGAGATGACACTGCCAAGAAATATCTAGACCAGTTCCAGAAGCTTAAGGGCGATCTTTCGAAGTTTAAATACTGCGATGAATCTGCTACAGCCAAATGCCTCAGCCTCGTTACTGAGGATGGACAGAGAACAATGCGCACGTGTCTTGGAGCAGCGGCTAATATGGCCGTGGCTGATATAGACGTTGAAGATTTCAAAGGATACGACCACGCCCATTTTGAGGGTTATCTGCTTTTCAACAAGGATATGGCAGTTTCAGCATTAAAGGCAGCAAAGCAGGTAGGCTGTTCGGTAAGTCTGGACCTCGGGTCTTTCGAGGTGGTAAAGGCTGCCGGCGGGGAGCTCAGCGATATACTTCGTGATTATGTGGATATTGTCTTTGCTAATGAAGATGAGGCAGAGGCTTTCACAGGAGACCCCGATCTCGAATCAGCCCTTGAAGACCTCGGCAAGCTTTGCGATGTGGCAGTGGTTAAGCTTGGTGCGAAAGGAGCTATGCTCCTTGATGAAACAGGCAAGGCTGTTGTAGGAGCAGGCGAAGCTGAAGTAGTTGTGGACACTACCGGAGCCGGCGACTACTGGGCAGCGGGTTTCCTTTACGGATACCTCAACGGACTGCCTCTTAAGGAATGCGGAGAGCTTGGTTCTCTTATTGGTGCGGAAGTAGTTCAGCATCTGGGTGCAGATTTGCCTTCTGAGCGTTGGCAGAATGTGCTTGAACAGTTTAAGAACCGAGTTTTAGCAGAATAA
- the metK gene encoding methionine adenosyltransferase produces MSKILDEHVFTSESVSPGHPDKVCDQISDAVLDACLAKDPKSRVACETLVGHNLVVNAGEITCSGIDSINTEKVARDVVKEIGYDRSELKFWHDSFEYISRIHGQSPDISQGVTEGQGLFDEQGAGDQGMMFGYACNETAELIPTPIALSHRLLMELDKIRKDGKIDYLRPDSKSQVSVKYVGGKPQYITTVLISHQTDDVPLDKIREDLVKVAKDVLEPTGLLREDTEYYINPTGKFVLGGPYADAGLTGRKIIVDTYGGVGSHGGGAFSGKDPSKVDRSAAYYSRYAAKNIVAAGLAEKCEIQVSYAIGMARPLSINVETYETGKVDNVKIQKILESGQIFDFRPAAILEDLNLLNPSGWTYVDSAKYGHFGRDMFPWEKTDKVEQLKKAL; encoded by the coding sequence ATGAGTAAGATTCTTGACGAACACGTGTTTACTTCAGAATCAGTTAGTCCCGGACATCCGGACAAAGTTTGCGATCAGATTTCTGATGCTGTACTGGATGCCTGTCTTGCGAAAGACCCGAAAAGCCGTGTGGCCTGCGAAACTCTTGTAGGGCACAATCTTGTTGTTAATGCCGGCGAAATCACCTGCAGCGGAATTGATTCAATCAATACCGAAAAGGTAGCCAGGGATGTTGTTAAGGAAATAGGCTACGACAGGAGCGAGCTCAAATTCTGGCACGATTCGTTTGAATACATCTCACGCATACACGGACAGAGCCCGGATATCTCTCAGGGAGTTACTGAAGGCCAAGGCCTCTTTGACGAACAGGGAGCAGGCGATCAGGGTATGATGTTTGGATATGCCTGCAATGAAACAGCAGAGCTTATTCCAACCCCGATTGCACTGAGCCATCGTTTGCTGATGGAGCTTGATAAAATACGCAAAGACGGAAAGATCGACTATCTCAGGCCTGATTCAAAATCTCAGGTTTCTGTGAAGTATGTTGGAGGAAAGCCTCAGTATATTACAACAGTGCTTATCAGCCATCAGACTGATGATGTTCCGCTGGATAAAATCCGCGAGGACCTTGTAAAAGTCGCCAAGGATGTTCTTGAGCCTACCGGTCTTCTGCGTGAAGATACAGAATACTACATAAACCCTACAGGCAAATTCGTTCTCGGCGGGCCTTATGCAGATGCCGGCCTTACAGGACGTAAGATTATCGTTGATACCTACGGCGGCGTAGGAAGCCATGGCGGCGGTGCTTTCTCAGGTAAAGACCCGTCTAAGGTTGACCGCTCTGCTGCTTACTATTCACGTTATGCAGCGAAGAATATTGTTGCTGCCGGTCTTGCTGAGAAATGCGAGATTCAGGTATCTTATGCTATCGGTATGGCAAGGCCTTTGAGCATCAACGTGGAAACATACGAAACCGGCAAGGTTGATAACGTTAAGATTCAGAAGATCCTTGAGTCCGGTCAGATTTTTGATTTCCGTCCGGCTGCAATACTTGAAGATTTGAATCTTCTCAATCCGTCTGGATGGACATATGTAGATTCAGCAAAATACGGACACTTCGGCCGTGATATGTTCCCTTGGGAAAAGACTGATAAAGTTGAACAGCTTAAAAAGGCGCTTTAA
- a CDS encoding glycine/sarcosine N-methyltransferase, producing the protein MTFKEEQTFGTKPTAVRDSDHFTSEYVDSLAEKWDDIIDWDSRAQGEGNFFIDKLREYNAKYILDVAAGTGFHSVRLIESGFSVTSADGAPSMLAKAFDNAKARGHIMRTVCADWRWLNRDVHGEYDAVICLGNSFTHLFNEHDRRKALAEYYAALKHDGVLIIDQRNYDSILDDGYSSKHKFYYCGDKVSVQPVHVDEGLTRFEYKFAGKDSFHLNMFPIRKNYMRNLLGEVGFQTITTYGDFQTSFEESEPDFYVHVAEKKYNPELKEK; encoded by the coding sequence ATGACATTTAAAGAAGAACAAACATTTGGAACAAAACCGACAGCAGTAAGAGACAGCGATCACTTTACCAGTGAGTATGTTGATTCGCTTGCTGAAAAATGGGATGACATCATAGATTGGGACAGCAGAGCGCAAGGCGAAGGCAATTTCTTTATCGATAAGCTTCGTGAATACAACGCAAAGTATATTCTGGACGTTGCTGCTGGAACAGGCTTTCACAGCGTAAGGCTTATTGAATCAGGATTCAGCGTTACCAGTGCAGACGGCGCACCCTCTATGCTCGCAAAGGCATTTGATAATGCAAAGGCAAGGGGTCATATAATGCGTACGGTATGCGCAGACTGGAGATGGCTCAATAGAGATGTGCACGGCGAGTACGATGCAGTAATATGCCTCGGCAATTCGTTTACGCATCTTTTCAACGAGCACGACCGCCGCAAAGCACTTGCCGAGTATTACGCTGCTCTCAAGCACGACGGCGTTCTCATCATCGACCAGAGAAACTACGATTCTATCCTTGATGACGGCTATTCAAGCAAGCACAAATTCTACTACTGCGGCGATAAGGTAAGCGTTCAGCCGGTGCACGTGGACGAAGGGCTTACACGATTTGAGTATAAGTTCGCAGGCAAAGACAGCTTCCATCTGAATATGTTCCCTATAAGAAAGAACTATATGAGAAATCTGCTTGGTGAAGTAGGTTTCCAGACAATTACAACTTACGGAGATTTCCAGACAAGCTTTGAAGAGTCTGAGCCGGATTTCTATGTCCATGTTGCTGAGAAGAAATATAATCCAGAGTTAAAGGAGAAATAA
- a CDS encoding DUF4139 domain-containing protein, with the protein MKSLNLFILTAVAAAVFAGSQTALTIYNDNLGVVKEVRDIEFEKGTSRVEFTDVAETIDPTSVSFRPMEDAEISLLEQNYEYDLVDPYKLLEKYIGKKITLFVQRDENVAPLRDEYELLAFKGNDFVVRSRTGIHILNRDLIKGVRFGEEHGDMLTKPTLVWLADSDKDQTLPCQVAYMVSRISWKANYSMILSDSEKQMEFSGWVTIDNKSGKDFKNAKIKLIAGDVKQEQPQTNRRMEQLYAAASKDSGSGFKEKAFQDFHLYTLGRKSTVNNKQVKQIRFIENVKNVDIDKTYKLSSQIMNTSKHENNPSINFEFVNSEENAMGMPLPEGLIRAFKEDKEDGSLEFVGESGIKHTPKDEKVKVQTGKAFDIVGEFKTVKADVRNARVKEFLKEAVIRNHKDEDCIVEVDFKYPAGYSNCRVYDNNLDYEKPEAGIIRFEVPVKSNDETKITFEAQISR; encoded by the coding sequence ATGAAATCATTAAATTTGTTTATCCTTACAGCAGTTGCCGCAGCGGTTTTCGCAGGTTCACAAACAGCACTGACAATCTATAATGACAATCTCGGCGTGGTTAAGGAAGTGCGGGATATTGAATTTGAAAAGGGAACGAGCAGGGTTGAATTTACAGATGTAGCTGAAACCATCGATCCTACCAGCGTTAGCTTCAGGCCGATGGAGGACGCTGAGATATCGCTTCTGGAGCAGAACTACGAATACGATCTTGTAGATCCCTACAAACTGCTCGAAAAATACATTGGCAAGAAAATCACATTATTCGTACAGAGAGATGAGAACGTTGCCCCGCTTCGGGACGAATATGAGCTTCTCGCATTCAAAGGCAATGATTTTGTGGTTCGCAGCAGGACCGGCATTCATATATTAAACAGGGATTTGATAAAGGGCGTTAGATTCGGAGAAGAACATGGAGATATGCTCACAAAACCCACGCTCGTATGGCTTGCTGATTCGGACAAAGACCAGACACTGCCCTGTCAGGTTGCGTATATGGTTTCAAGAATAAGCTGGAAGGCAAACTACTCAATGATCCTAAGCGATTCCGAAAAGCAGATGGAATTCTCCGGATGGGTTACGATAGATAATAAATCCGGCAAGGATTTCAAGAACGCTAAGATAAAGCTGATAGCGGGCGATGTGAAACAGGAACAGCCCCAGACAAACCGCAGGATGGAACAGCTTTACGCAGCAGCATCAAAAGACAGCGGCAGCGGATTCAAGGAAAAGGCCTTTCAGGATTTCCACCTCTATACTCTCGGGCGGAAAAGCACAGTAAACAACAAGCAGGTTAAGCAGATCAGGTTCATTGAAAACGTTAAGAACGTTGATATAGATAAGACTTATAAACTCAGTTCACAGATAATGAATACGAGCAAGCACGAGAACAACCCGTCTATAAATTTTGAATTTGTCAACAGCGAAGAAAACGCCATGGGAATGCCTCTTCCTGAAGGGCTTATCCGTGCGTTCAAAGAAGATAAAGAAGACGGAAGCCTTGAATTTGTAGGCGAATCAGGAATCAAACATACACCCAAAGATGAGAAGGTGAAGGTTCAGACGGGCAAGGCTTTTGATATTGTGGGCGAATTCAAAACCGTCAAAGCAGACGTGAGAAATGCCCGGGTCAAAGAATTCCTCAAGGAAGCTGTAATCAGAAACCACAAGGATGAAGACTGCATTGTAGAAGTGGATTTCAAATACCCAGCCGGCTATTCAAACTGCCGTGTATATGACAACAACCTTGATTACGAGAAGCCTGAAGCTGGGATAATACGCTTTGAAGTTCCCGTGAAATCCAATGATGAGACAAAGATAACCTTTGAGGCTCAAATCAGCCGATAA
- a CDS encoding D-sedoheptulose-7-phosphate isomerase, with the protein MTENIISEYIFEHRKALDNFEKNSSDSLTRAAEIIAKTFKKGGRIYLCGNGGSAADCSHIASELVGRFKKERKAMPAMTFTADPAVFTSLGNDFNYSSIFLRQVEAYVRKGDILWAISTSGSSENVLKAILKAKQIGAEIISLTGRPNSIIESHSNCCICANTEITSTAQEIHVLAYHIICGMVEELI; encoded by the coding sequence TTGACTGAAAATATAATCAGTGAATACATTTTTGAACACAGAAAAGCTCTCGACAACTTTGAGAAAAACAGCAGCGACTCACTCACTCGGGCAGCAGAGATAATAGCGAAAACCTTCAAAAAGGGAGGCAGGATATATCTCTGCGGCAACGGCGGGTCTGCGGCGGACTGCTCGCATATTGCAAGCGAGCTAGTAGGCCGGTTTAAGAAAGAACGCAAGGCAATGCCCGCTATGACATTCACAGCCGATCCGGCAGTTTTCACGAGCCTTGGAAACGATTTCAACTATTCCAGCATATTCCTAAGGCAGGTTGAGGCTTATGTAAGAAAGGGGGATATCCTTTGGGCTATCTCCACAAGCGGAAGCTCTGAGAACGTGCTCAAGGCTATCCTGAAAGCCAAGCAAATCGGGGCTGAGATAATCTCACTCACTGGCAGGCCTAATTCCATTATCGAATCCCATTCCAACTGCTGCATCTGCGCTAACACCGAAATCACAAGCACCGCTCAGGAAATACACGTTTTAGCATACCATATTATCTGCGGGATGGTAGAAGAGCTGATTTAA
- the tsf gene encoding translation elongation factor Ts produces MAEINASDVMKLRKMSGQGMMDCKKALAETNGDLDEAMTLLRKKGLATMAKRADRSASEGKVTVKSSGKDTVLTSLCCETDFVAKNDDFKEVAEKVADAALQAAPGSELSEQEIDGKKVSELITELVSKTGEKTEIGDWAKLSSEENTVVGSYVHFNNKMGALVKIACESPSEKLQKLADEVCMHITAVKPMALDAESFDQEVIEKEREIAKEQMKDKPAQIIDKIVEGKINKMISENCLVNQKFVKNEEMTVEEAVKGAGGSKILAFERVAIG; encoded by the coding sequence ATGGCTGAAATAAACGCTTCCGATGTAATGAAACTCCGCAAAATGAGCGGGCAGGGAATGATGGACTGCAAGAAGGCCCTCGCCGAAACCAACGGCGACCTCGATGAGGCAATGACCCTCCTTCGCAAGAAGGGGCTTGCCACAATGGCAAAAAGAGCAGACCGCAGCGCTTCAGAGGGCAAAGTTACCGTTAAGAGCTCAGGGAAAGATACCGTACTGACCTCCCTTTGCTGCGAGACGGACTTTGTTGCAAAGAACGATGATTTCAAAGAGGTAGCTGAGAAGGTTGCAGATGCAGCACTTCAGGCAGCTCCGGGCAGCGAGCTTAGCGAACAGGAAATCGACGGCAAAAAGGTTTCCGAGCTGATTACCGAGCTTGTGAGCAAAACAGGCGAGAAAACCGAAATCGGCGACTGGGCAAAGCTGAGCTCTGAAGAGAATACAGTTGTGGGCTCATACGTTCATTTCAACAACAAAATGGGCGCTCTTGTGAAGATAGCCTGCGAGAGCCCTTCCGAAAAGCTTCAGAAGCTTGCTGATGAGGTGTGCATGCACATTACAGCTGTTAAGCCGATGGCTCTGGATGCGGAAAGCTTCGATCAGGAAGTTATCGAGAAGGAAAGAGAAATCGCCAAGGAGCAGATGAAAGATAAGCCTGCTCAGATTATTGATAAGATTGTTGAAGGCAAGATCAACAAGATGATTTCCGAGAACTGCCTTGTAAATCAGAAATTCGTTAAGAATGAAGAAATGACTGTCGAAGAGGCAGTTAAAGGTGCAGGCGGGTCTAAGATTCTTGCTTTTGAAAGAGTAGCAATAGGCTAA